The sequence CTCCTCTTCGTAATTAGACGACTAACTgtcttcttttctttatttttttcttgtgttACTTCTGTTCTGAGTGAACTTATGCTCCTACTTGTGAGTTGTAAACCTAGGTCTTGGATGATATCAGCTTCCATGTTCTGGTCCTTCCTAGTATTAGTAATAACATACTCCAGTATTATTCAGGCAGTAAAAGGAAGCCCCTGGAGCAGTTTCTCTTGTTCCCGCATGATTTTGCGATTCGGTGCTATTCGCTTCGCCTCAAGTTTCCTGATGCAAGCCTTGCTATATAGAATTCTTGATCTGCGCATTCATCTGGTTCTGATGCACAGAGTTTGTAATTTGCTAGTTCCGAAGTTTGGTTAGCGCAATGTGTCCTGTGTTCAAATTTTAGTTGAAGTTCCTGTTATTAATTATTGAAGTTTGGTTAGAATGGGATAATCCACTACTGACATTATTCAGAACATAATAGCCATGATGATCCAGAAGCTTCCCCATTGCCCCTCGATCTACATAGTTCGCCACTCCTCTGTCCCGCCCCTGTTCTGGAACCATCTTCTGACGTGGACGCGTTCATAATTTAAGCCCTCGTCCACCCTCCTCCCAACGGATTTCTTTGTACGATTCCCATCCATTCCAGCTCCGCTCCGATCTCGAGCTTTCTTGCTCCAAGCCGCGCGCGAGTGCCATCAAATCAACAACAATGGCTGACTTGTTTGGGAGCCCGTTCCGCCGTCTCTTCCACTTGCGGCCCTTCCCGGCCGCCGAGTggtcctcctccgcggcggcggcggccatggactGGGTGGAGACCCCGGCGTCGCACGTGCTCCGCATCAACGTGCCGGGGCTGGGCAAGGACGACGTCAAGGTGCAGGTCGAGGAAGGGAACGTGCTCACCGTCCggggcgccccgccgccggcggggaaggGGGAGAAGGACGGCGAGGACGGGGCGGTGTGGCACGTGGCGGAGCGCGGGAAGCCGGAGTTCGAGCGCGCGGTGGCGCTGCCGGAGAACGTCCGGGTGGACGGGATCAGGGCCGGCGTGGAGAACGGGGTGCTCACCGTCGTGGTGCCCAAGGAGCCCGCCCCGGCCCGGCCCAAGCCCAGGCCCGTCCCTGTCCACAGCAAGCTCTGAGCTGATCAGAGcggctgatgctgctgctgccaacTGCGTTCACAGTGTTCCGGACTTCCAGTACTATGCAGCAGTAAAAATCAAGACTACTCCTGCGTGTCTCTGCGATGCAATTTGATGGAGTTTGTAAATAGAAAAAGGCCACGAGCCAACGAGCACTATGCCTGCCTGGGTTGAATAATACAGTAACGTGTGACTCTGAATTTGCTATTGTAGATttatactactccctccgtctcaaaaaatataaattttatttttcgagaagt comes from Panicum virgatum strain AP13 chromosome 4K, P.virgatum_v5, whole genome shotgun sequence and encodes:
- the LOC120702959 gene encoding 16.0 kDa heat shock protein, peroxisomal-like; translated protein: MADLFGSPFRRLFHLRPFPAAEWSSSAAAAAMDWVETPASHVLRINVPGLGKDDVKVQVEEGNVLTVRGAPPPAGKGEKDGEDGAVWHVAERGKPEFERAVALPENVRVDGIRAGVENGVLTVVVPKEPAPARPKPRPVPVHSKL